ATAGAAAAATTGACAACACTACCAAATCTGCACCATTCCCATGTTTCAGGAATATCGAAAGGTATTTCATCATCAATGCAAACAGGTTCTCCATTTTTACCTATTTTCTCATAAAAATGATTATTTTCTTTATAAATAAATGACTCTTTATTATTCCTCTTAATCTTCTTATCCTTAATCAACTGCTCTTTTTCTTCCCTAATTCTATCTAAAAGAACAGAAGCAGACTCATCAGAAGAATCCTGAGGAACAAGTTTTCCCTGAATAGCTTCTTGAAGAATAGACTTTTTAATTAACTCCGGAAAATTATCATTCAATATTGTCAATTCTTCTTCTAAATAATCATATTTTTCAACATAATATGATAATTCATCAATTTTTTTTACAATTCTTTCTTGCTCATTGAATGGAGGAATTGGTAAAAGTAAGTTTCGTAATTTATTTATTCCTACTCCTCCTATAATTCCTGTTGTTTTTGATTTGAATACTTCTATAAATAAAGGATTTTGTAAATAATAAAATAAAAATTTGTTATTTATTCCATAACTTGTAAAACATGCAAGTTTATTACCAAAACAAATTGTTTCTTCTGTTATTGCTATTTTTCTACCAGCACTTCCT
This window of the Methanobrevibacter woesei genome carries:
- a CDS encoding restriction endonuclease subunit S — its product is MKAQDLKNSILQLAMEGKLVPQDPSDESASVLLDRIREEKEQLIKDKKIKRNNKESFIFRKNNHFYEKIGKKGEPVCIDDEIPFDIPETWEWCRLSTVNNIFTGNSINKTEKERKFTGLTEGYNYIATKDVKFDSTIDYNNGIKIPKDLEKFKIAAKDSVLLCIEGGSAGRKIAITEETICFGNKLACFTSYGINNKFLFYYLQNPLFIEVFKSKTTGIIGGVGINKLRNLLLPIPPFNEQERIVKKIDELSYYVEKYDYLEEELTILNDNFPELIKKSILQEAIQGKLVPQDSSDESASVLLDRIREEKEQLIKDKKIKRNNKESFIYKENNHFYEKIGKNGEPVCIDDEIPFDIPETWEWCRFGSVVNFS